Proteins encoded together in one Mugil cephalus isolate CIBA_MC_2020 chromosome 16, CIBA_Mcephalus_1.1, whole genome shotgun sequence window:
- the LOC125022247 gene encoding uncharacterized protein LOC125022247: MSNQSTDLPSTQASVTASFSSASTITAISTTIADNSTYPTSVLDKIAANDVIARANYVYSFTAGLGFLAGCFLLYSFLQTYRAQRRLAWLDCLLWVFCGFQLLLLLLSLHAVAHRPHYLRTTGLGCAALSFTINTASLCGLFILVLMAYVLTLDPPSHALLRKSKVCAVLVIVASVLISLLLAGLRGPSDDLQKVSECSMDPVSAGVSYAAARLCMVLLIPYILQLGLLISGCVRQWRSKGRFLSGSEEGPVFITVAAVMFFCLLFYSVVLVRGAQLVRYGTLSHHERAFLSVAEFMLFSGSSVSLLLVLFMHRPCRESLHSATRQLRDCCRRPGRAQPTRNIIAPRIEVTDTLQDIES; this comes from the exons ATG TCTAATCAAAGCACGGACTTGCCGTCCACTCAGGCGAGCGTCACCGCTTCATTTTCCAGCGCCTCCACCATCACAGCCATCAGCACCACCATCGCGGACAACTCCACCTACCCTACCTCTGTGTTAGACAAGATTGCAGCCAATGATGTAATCGCCAGAGCAAATTACGTCTACAGCTTCACTGCTGGCCTGGGCTTCTTAGCCGGCTGCTTCCTGCTCTACAGCTTCCTCCAGACCTACAGGGCTCAGAGACGGCTGGCATGGCTCGACTGCCTCCTCTGGGTCTTTTGTGgcttccagctgctgctcctgctcctctctctccatgCTGTGGCCCACAGACCCCACTACCTGAGGACCACGGGTTTGGGATGTGctgctctctctttcaccaTCAACACAGCGTCTCTGTGCGGCCTGTTCATTTTAGTCCTCATGGCGTACGTCCTCACCCTGGATCCGCCGTCTCACGCCCTGCTGAGGAAGTCTAAGGTCTGTGCGGTGTTAGTGATTGTTGCCTCTGTGCTGATCTCTCTGCTGCTAGCTGGGCTCCGCGGACCCAGCGACGATCTGCAAAAAGTGAGCGAATGTTCCATGGATCCCGTCAGTGCTGGCGTCTCGTACGCGGCTGCCAGGCTGTGCATGGTTCTCCTGATTCCCTACATCCTCCAGCTGGGACTTCTCATAAGCGGCTGTGTCCGACAGTGGAGATCTAAGGGGCGTTTCCTGTCCGGCTCCGAGGAAGGTCCTGTGTTCATCACGGTTGCGGCGGTGATGTTCTTCTGCCTGCTCTTCTACAGCGTGGTGCTGGTGAGGGGAGCTCAGCTGGTGAGGTACGGGACGCTGAGCCACCACGAGCGGGCGTTTCTGAGCGTGGCAGAGTTCATGCTGTTCTCGGGGAGCAGCGTCAGCCTGCTGCTGGTGCTGTTCATGCACCGGCCATGCAGAGAGAGCCTTCACAGCGCCACCAGGCAGCTGAGAGACTGCTGTCGAAGGCCAGGGCGCGCGCAGCCCACCAGAAACATCATAGCCCCACGCATTGAGGTCACAGACACGCTGCAGGACATAGAGTCGTAG
- the LOC125022246 gene encoding G-protein coupled estrogen receptor 1-like, translating into MDLTMYGVHRVIPENNFTIHQNDTQAIISDFQQASMEDQHRYTTSLFLSSFYIIFLFPVGFIGNILILIVNLDHRGRLSAPDLYFVNLAAADLTLVADSLIEVFNLKEGYYDKAGLCTFMNLFQQVNMYSSVFFLTWMSFDRFVTLTSSIGRNMPHARLTCCLIWASSSLLTLLPFGIAQVQHAGELHFCFANVTQILWLEVTLGFLLPFCILGVCYWKIAQVLRHSQREQGSPQRRPRRQKALRMISAAVLVFFLCWLPENVFISVHLIRGDTDGGTLWQDYPLTGHAVRLAAFSNSCLNPLIYGFLGENFRVKLKLFLQEKTKCYKLHRSGSGKSIYIPAARTSVQHATDQVSPNISSPTSSLKLLYSPQIKCI; encoded by the coding sequence ATGGACTTGACCATGTATGGAGTCCACCGAGTCATCCCTGAGAACAACTTCACCATTCACCAAAATGACACACAGGCAATCATCTCTGATTTTCAGCAGGCTTCTATGGAGGATCAACATCGCTACACTAccagcctcttcctctccagCTTCTACATCATATTCCTGTTTCCCGTTGGCTTCATTGGGAATATCCTCATCCTGATCGTCAACCTGGACCACAGAGGACGCTTGTCAGCCCCAGACCTCTACTTTGTGAACCTGGCCGCCGCTGACCTCACTCTGGTGGCCGACTCTCTGATTGAGGTGTTCAACCTGAAAGAGGGCTACTATGACAAAGCCGGCCTTTGCACCTTCATGAACCTTTTCCAGCAGGTCAACATGTACAGCAGCGTCTTCTTCTTGACCTGGATGAGCTTCGACCGATTCGTCACTCTGACGAGCTCCATCGGTCGCAACATGCCACACGCGAGACTCACCTGCTGCCTCATCTGGGCGTCTTCATCCCTCCTCACCCTGTTACCCTTTGGCATCGCTCAAGTTCAGCATGCGGGAGAACTCCATTTCTGCTTTGCCAACGTGACCCAAATTCTGTGGCTGGAGGTGACGCTGGGTTTCTTGCTGCCTTTCTGCATCCTGGGCGTGTGCTACTGGAAAATAGCACAGGTGCTCCGGCACAGCCAGAGAGAGCAAGGCAGCCCACAGCGGAGGCCTCGCAGGCAGAAAGCCCTTCGAATGATCTCGGCAGCCGTGCTggtcttcttcctctgctggcTCCCGGAGAATGTGTTCATAAGTGTTCACCTCATAAGAGGCGACACAGATGGCGGCACGCTGTGGCAGGACTACCCCTTGACAGGTCACGCTGTCAGGCTAGCGGCCTTTTCTAACAGTTGCCTGAACCCTCTCATCTACGGCTTCCTCGGAGAGAACTTTCGGGTAAAGCTGAAGCTTTTCCTCCAGGAGAAGACCAAGTGCTACAAGCTGCACAGGTCAGGCTCGGGGAAATCTATCTACATACCAGCCGCAAGGACGTCCGTGCAACATGCAACAGACCAAGTCAGCCCAAACATTTCATCTCCAACATCCTCCCTGAAACTGTTATACAGTCCTCAGATAAAGTGCATATAg